The sequence below is a genomic window from Bosea sp. F3-2.
GCCTCCGCGCGCCATGAAGTGATCGGTCGCATGCACGGTTTCCCCGGCGAAGAGATCCGAGGCCGTGATGGTGATGGGCTGAGACGCCTCGAGCGGCACGCCGGCCGGCACGGTGACGAGGACACGCACCTCACGCGAGGAATCCGGGTCGACGGCCACGACCGGCCGCAGATCGGCAGTGGGAGCGACCCCGACCGCGTCGATGCGGATGCCCGGCAGACCGTCCACGGTGAGCGCGAAGGGGCGGACCTCCGGGCGCTTGTTGAGCAGGCGGACAGCATAGGCGTTGCGGATCGAGCCGTCGCTCAGCGTCACGAAGAGCGGCGCGCGCTCGTGCAGCACCGAGATATCGGCGGTGCGACGTGTCGCGAGCTGCCAGATCATGGCCCCGCCGACGACGAGGATCAGCGCCGCATAGATCAGCGTGCGCGTCCGCAGCGGGCGGTAGACGGGAGGCTTTCCGGCCATGCGCCGCTTGACGTTGATCTCGGTGTCATAGGCGATCAGCCGCTTGGGGCGGTCGATCTTGGTCATGACGGTGTCGCAGGCGTCGATGCACAGGCCGCACTGGATGCAGTCGAGCTGGGCGCCCTCGCGAATGTCGATGCCGACCGGGCAGACGGCGACGCATTGATGGCAGTCGATGCAGTCGCCGGCCGGCGCGCCCTGCGCCTTGAGCTTCTGCGCCTGCTTGACCGAGACGCGCGGCTCGCCGCGATCGTAGCGATAGGTGACGTTGAGCGCCTCATCGTCGGTCAGGGCCGCCTGGATGCGCGGCCAGGGGCACATGAACTTGCAGACCTGCTCGCGCATGATGCCGGCGAGCGAATAGGTGGTGAAGGTCAGGATCGCGATCCAGACATAGGCCGAGATCGGCGCGGTGAAAGTCGCAAGCTCACGCACCAGCGTGGGTGCATCGGCGAAATAGAGGACCCAGGCGCCACCGGTCCACCAGGCGATGACGAGCCAGACCGCGTGCTTGGCGCTCTTGCGCCAGAGCTTGTCGATAGTCCAGGGCGCCTCGTCGCGACGCATGCGCTCGCGCCGGTCGCCCTCGAAGAAGCGCTCGACGGCGAGAAAAAGGTCGGTCCAGACCGTCTGCGGGCAGAGATAGCCGCACCACACCCGGCCTGCGACGGCATTCATCAGGAACAGGGCGAAGGCCGCCATGATCAGCAGGCCGGTGAAGTAGTAGACCTCCTGCGGCCAGATCTCGATGAAGAAGAAGTAGAAGCGGTTATTGGCGAGATCGGCCAGCACCGCCTGGTTCGGCAGATGCGGGCCGCGATCCCAGCGCAGGAACGGCAGCAGGTAGTAGATGCCGAGGCAAAGGAACAGGATGAGCCACTTCGCGCGCCGGTACGGGCCGGAGACGCTCTGCGGATAGACCTTCCGCGACGCCGCGAAGAGCGGGATGTCGTCGGGATCGGCCTCGGCCGTACTCACGCTACTGCCCTCCCCCCAGCGAATGAACGTAGACGGTCAGCGCCTTCAGCGTCGTCTCGTCGAGGCGACCGCCCCAGGCCGGCATCACGCCGCCCCGGCTGTTGGTGATGGTCTCGGTCAGCGAGGCCACGTCCATGCCGTAGAGGCTGATCGCGTCGGTAAGGTTGGGCGCGCCCATCTCCTGGTTGCCCTTAGCCGCAGGGCCATGGCAGGCGGCGCAGTTGTCGGCGAAGAGCTTGCGCCCGAGCGCCAGGTTCGCCTTCGGCTCGGTCGACAGGCCGGCGAGCTCTCGGACATGGTTGGCGACGGCGTTGATCTCGTCGCGCTTGAGCATGCCGTCGCGGCCGAAGGCCGGCATCTGGCTGACCCGCGTTTCGTCATGGCCGGCGACGCGGACGCCATGGCGCAGCGTCTGCATGATCGCGTCGAGCGAACCGCCCCAGAGCCAGTCGTCATCGTTCAGATTGGGATAGCCCTTGCCCCCGGCACCGCCGACGCCGTGGCAGGCGGCGCAATTGTCGCCGAAGGCGGCCTTGCCCTGCGCCATCGCGATCTGGAACAGCGTCGGATCGGCCTTGATCTGGGCCGGCGTGGCGTCGGCCATGCCGGCGGCCAGCGCGGCGCGCTGGGCCTTGAGCTCGTTCATCTGCACGGTGATGTCCGAGCGGGTGGCATAGCCGAACACGCCCCTGGTGGCGTCGGTCAACAGCGGCCAGGCCGGGTAGACGATCCAGTAGCCGAAGGACCAGATGATGGTGGCGTAGAAAATGCCGAGCCACCAGCGCGGCAGAGGCGTGTTGAGCTCGCGGATGCCGTCCCATTCATGGCCGGTCGTGGCCTGGCCGGTGACGGCGTCGATATGGGCCGCGTGGATCTTGGGGACGTCGTGGTGCTGGTCCATCGTTCAGTCCTCGCGCAGCGGATTGAGCGCGGCTTCCTCGAAGCGGGCGCGGTTCTTCGGCCAGAAGGCGTAGAGGCAGACGCCGAGGAAGACGGCGACGAAGTAAAGGAGGCCGACGGACTGGGCGAAGCCGGCGAGCCAGTGATAGGTCGATTGCATCGTCGTCTCGCTCAGCGGATGTTGGCCTTGTCGTCGTAGAGCTTGAAGTCGACCAGCGTGCCGAGCGCCTGCAGATAGGCGATCAGGGCGTCGGCTTCGGTGATGCGCTGCGGGTCGCCGTCGAAATCGCGCGACTGCACCCGCGGATAGCGCTTCTCCAGGTCGGACTGGCCGGGATGCTCGGGCGTCGCCTGCGCCTTCAGGTCGCTCTGCGCCTGCGCGATCATGTCGTCGGTATAGGGTACGCCGCCGGCGCGGTTGGCGCGGAGCTCATCGGCGACGTCGCTAAAGGCGAGCTCGGTCTTCGCCAGGAAAGGATAACCCGGCATGATCGACTGAGGCACGACGGCGCGCGGCTCGGCGAGATGCGCCCGCTGCCATTCGTCGGAATACTTGCCGCCGACGCGGGCGAGGTCAGGCCCGGTGCGCTTGGAGCCCCACTGGAAGGGCTTGTCGTACATGCTCTCGGCCGCGAGCGAGTAATGCCCGTAGCGCTCGACCTCGTCGCGCAGCGGCCGTATCATCTGGCTGTGGCAGTTGTAGCAGCCCTCGCGGACATAGATCGCGCGGCCGGCGAGCTCGAGCGGGGTGTAGGGACGCATGCCCTGCACGGTCTCGATCGTGTTCTTCAGGTAGAAGAGCGGGGCGATCTCGACGAGACCGCCGACCGAGATCACCAGCAGCACGCCGATGACCAGGATGATCGAGTTGGTCTCGAAGATCTTGTGCTTGGCCCAGAGCGACCGGCGCGCGGGCTTGTGTTCGATGCTCGTCATTCCGGGAACTCCTCAGACGGCCATGGCCAGCGGCGCCGGCGCCTCGTCGGAGCGCGGCATCTCGGCCGCGCTTTCGGAGCGCACGGTCATCCAGAGGTTGAAGGCCATGATCAGCGCGCCGATCAGGAACAGGGCACCGCCCATCGCGCGGATCACATAGAAGGGGTGCATCGCCGCGACGGTCTCGATGAACGAGTATTCGAGGAAGCCGAGCGAGGTATAGGCGCGCCACATCAGGCCCTGGAGGATGCCGGAGACCCACATCGCCGAGATGTAGAAGACGATGCCGAGCGTCGAGATCCAGAAGTGCCAGCTCACCAGCTTGAGCGAATAGAGCCCCTTGCGGTTCCACAGCCAGGGCACGAGGCAGTAGATCGCGCCGAAGGAGATGTAGGCGACCCAGCCGAGCGCGCCGGAATGGACGTGGCCGATGGTCCAGTCGGTGTAGTGCGACAGGCCGTTGACTGCCTTGATCGACATCAGCGGCCCCTCGAAGGTCGACATGCCGTAGAAGGCGAGCGAGACCACCATCATCCGCAGCACGGGGTCGGTGCGCAGCCGGTCCCAGGCGCCCGAAAGGGTCATTATGCCGTTGATCATGCCACCCCAGGAGGGCATCCACAGCATGATCGAGAAGGTCATGCCCAGCGTCTGCGCCCAGTCGGGCAGCGCGGTGTAGTGGAGATGGTGGGGGCCCGCCCAGATGTAGATGAAGATCAGGGCCCAGAAATGGATGATCGAGAGCCGGTAGCTGTAGATCGGCCGCTCCGCGCGCTTCGGCACGAAGTAGTACACGATCGCGAGGAAGCCGGCGGTCAGGAAGAAGCCGACCGCGTTATGGCCGTACCACCACTGGAACATCGCATCCTGCACGCCCGACCAGAGGCCGTAGGACTTCGGCGACAGGATCGAGACCGGCACGGCGACGTTGTTGCCGATATGCAGGACGGCGATGGTCAGGATGAAGCCGAGATAGAACCAGTTCGCCACATAGATATGCGGCTCCTTGCGCTTCATCACCGTGCCGAGGAAGACCAGCAGGTAGACGACCCAGACGATGGTCAGCCAGAGGTCGGCATACCATTCCGGCTCGGCGTATTCCTTGCCCTGGGTGATGCCCAGCAGATAGCCGGTGCCGGCGATGACGATAAAGAGGTTGTAGCCGAGGACGACGAACCAGGGCGAAAGCGTGCCCGCCAGGCGCGCGCGACAGGTGCGCTGCACGACGTAGAAGGAGGTGCCGATCAGCACGTTGCCGCCGAAGGCGAAGATCACCGCCGAGGTGTGGAGCGGCCGCATCCGGCCGAAATTGATCCAGGGCAGATCGAAGTTGAGATCGGGGAAAGCCAGCTGGGAGGCGATGAGCAGCCCGACCGTGAAGCCGGCGATGCCCCAGACCATGGAGGCCACGGTCGCGAACTTGACCGGACCCATGTTGTAGTTCGGCTTGCCGTCGATCTCTTGCGGCTGGACCGCAGGCGAGTCGTCGAAGCAGCGGTTCGCGATCAGGATGACGCTGGCGGCAGCCGCCACGACGCCGATCATGGCGTGGAAGGCGTAGCCGGAATTCTCAGTCAGTGCCGCGATCAAGATCAGCGGCAGCACGCAGGCCGCTGCGATCAGCATGCCGATCATTTCGCCGACAGTCGCCTGCCTGACAGGGCTTGCCGTTGCCGTCACATTCGACTCCCGCTTCGTCGCCGGCGCATGAGCGCGCCATGAGAGGCAGGCTTAGCGAGCGGCCAGGAGCCGGGCGTTGATTCAGGTCAAGGGGAGCAGGCGGAAGGTTGCGGCGATAGGGCGCAGGCTCAGGCCGCGACCATGCTCATCCGCTCGGGGTTCATCACGCGCACGCCGCCCGGCACGATCAGAATCGTCTTATCCTTGGCGAGGCGGGTGAAGGTGCGGCTGACGGTCTCGATGGTCAGGCCAAGGAAGTCCGCGATGTCCTGCCGCGTCATCGGCAGCGGCACCGTGACCGAGGGCTTGCCGAGCCGCGCCCAGCGCTGCTGCATGCCGAGCAGGAAGCAGATCAGCTTCTCCTCAGCCGTGCGCCGGCCAAGCAGCATCATCTGCTCATGCGCCAGCGTGAGTTCATGCGTGGCGAACTCGTGGAGACGCTTCAGCAGATGCGGCTTGGCGTCGACCAGCGCCGTATAGGCGCCGCGCGAGAAGGCGCAGACCGCCACATCGCCAATCGCATCGGCCGAGAAGCCATAGGCATCGCGCATGGCAAGCCCGAGGAAATCCCCCGGCAGGGCGAAGCCGACGACCTGACGGCGACCGTCCGACAGCAGCTTGTAGAGGCGCACCACGCCAGCCGTGACATTGTAGACGGAGTGGGCCTCGCGCCCCTGCGTGAACAGCGTCTCACCGGAAGAGAAATGGGTGGGGTGCGCCAGGGATTCGAGCAGCGCCAGCTCATCGTCGGAGAGCGACGCACAGACGCTCACCAGGCGAACCATGCAGTTGCGGCAGTTGCCTTCGCCGCGGTTCGCAGCGCTACAGGCCGAAGGGTGACAGTTCACGATCGCATCTTCCCGCTTGTCGGAACGACCATAGCCGAGGCGAACAGGGCCACAAAGCACGCTTGCTACCGCAGCCGGCGAAATTGATCCAGATCAATGCGACAACATGGCCCCCGCAACCACCGTGCACCCCTGAAATTCGGGAGAGCCGCACGTGACCGGCGATGACATCTTCGAGGTCGCGCGCATCGCGCCGGCCGGAGCCGACGCCGTATACGGCCTCGTCGCCATGCTGCATCCGGAGGTGACGCCCGACGGCTGGGCCGCCTTCGTGCGCGAGCATTCGCGGGACGGGGCGCGGCCGCGCGGCGTCTTTGCGCTGCGCGATGCGCGCGGCATGCCGCATGCCCTGTTCACCTTCCGCGTCGCGCAGACGATCGAGGGGGGGACCGCGTTGGAAATCTCCGAACTTGCGATGCTGCGCCTGCCCGGGACGCATCTGGTCGATGCGATGCTGCGCTTCGCCAACCAGCTCGCTGTCGAGCTCGAGCTGCCGCGGATCGCGATCTCGCTGGAGCGTTCGGCCGCCTGGCCGCAGGACCGCGACGCGCTGCAGCGCTCGGGCTTCCAGGTCGACCGGGTGATGGTTCTGGGGCGGGCTCGCATGGAGCCCGCACGCTGGAATTGACCTGTCTCAATTCGGCGGAGCGCGGCTTCAGAGGGCGCTAAACCGGCCGGTCAGACCCGCTCCAGTGCGATGGCGATGCCCTGGCCGACGCCGATGCACATGGTGGCGAGCGCGCGCTGCTTGCCGGTCAGCGACAGTTCGAGCGCGGCCGTGCCGGCGATGCGGGCGCCGGACATGCCGAGTGGATGGCCGAGCGCGATCGCGCCGCCATTCGGGTTCACATGCGCCCCGTCCTCCGCGATGCCGAGCTCGCGCAGCACGGCGATGCCCTGGCTGGCGAAGGCCTCGTTGAGCTCGACCACGTCGAAATCGATCGGCTTCAGGCCCAGGCGCTCGCAGAGCCTGCGCGTCGCCGGGATCGGCCCCAGCCCCATCACCCGCGGCGCGACTCCACCCGCCGCACCACCGACGACGCGCACCAGCGGGGTCAGGCCATATTTGGCCGCGGCCTTCTCCGACGCGATGATCAGCGCCGCGGCACCGTCATTGACGCCGGATGCATTGCCGGCGGTAACGGTGCCGCCTTCCTTGCGGAAGGGTGTCGGCAGCTTGGCCAGCTTCTCCAGCGTGGTGTCGCCGCGCGGATGCTCGTCGATCTCGACACGGATCGGATCGCCCTTCCGCTGCGGGATCACGACCGGCACGATCTCCTTGCCAAGCCGGCCGTTCTGCTGCGCGGCGACAGCCTTCAGCTGCGAGCGCAGCGCGAAGGCGTCCTGATCGGCGCGGCTGACATTGCAATCGGCCGCGACGTTCTCGCCGGTCTCCGGCATGGAATCGACGCCGTACTGCGCCTTCATCAGCGGGTTGATGAAGCGCCAGCCGATGGTGGTGTCGTGGATCTCGGCATGGCGCGAGAAGGCGCTGTCGGCCTTCGGCAGCACGAAGGGCGCGCGCGACATGCTCTCGACGCCGCCGGCGATCATCAGTTCGGCCTCGCCCGCCCTGATCGCGCGCGCCGCCGTGATGACGGCGTCCATGCCCGATCCGCAAAGCCGGTTGATCGTCGTGCCCGGCACCTCCTTGGGCAGGCCTGCGAGCAGCAGCGACATGCGCGCGACGTTGCGGTTGTCCTCGCCCGCCTGATTGGCACAGCCGAAGATCACATCGTCGACCGCGCCGAAATCGACGCCTGAATGGCGCTCTACCAGGGCCTTTAGCGGCACGGCGCCGAGATCATCCGCGCGCACCGAGGACAGCGAGCCGCCGAAGCGGCCGATCGGCGTGCGGACATAGCCGCAGATGAAAGCTTCGCTCATCGTCGGGAACTTCCCCTGTGTCGCCGTGCACCAGGCCCGGCCGTCAGTCGGGTGTTCTCGCCGTCCCTCCCGGCTTTGTAAAGACGAAGCGGCGCGCGCCGGGCCCGCGCCGCCCGCCTCGTCTCACTTGCCCCAGCGCAGCGCCAACGGATCGAGCTCGCGAGCGAGCTCGATCAGCCCCTCGCGGGTCTTCGGATGCAGCGGGGTCAGCGGATGGCGGACGGCTTCCGACCTGATGACGCCGCCCTCCTTCATCACCGCCTTGGCCGAGCGCAGGCCGCATTGCCGGTTCTCGTAATTGATGATCGGCAGGACGCGGGCATAGAGCGCCGCCGCCTGCTTGCGGTCCCCAGCGGCATGCGCGGCCAGGATCGGCTTGATCAGGTCCGGGATCATCGCCGATGTCATCGTGCCGGTGGCGCCGGCGTCGAGATCGGCCATCAGTGTGATCGCCTCCTCGCCATCGAAGGGGCCGACGACGGCCGCGCCGCCCGCCTCGATCAGCGCGCGCAGCTTGTTGGCCGTGCCGGGAACCTCGATCTTGAAGTAGCGGACGAGCGGCACCTCCTTCGCCAGCCTGATCATGAAGGGCACGGTCATGGTGACGCCGGAGAGCGGCGCGTCCTGCAGGATGATTGGAATACCGCAGGCATCAGCGACGGCCTTGAAGTGCTCGATCATGCCCTGCTCGTCGGCCTTGAGCAGCGCGCCGTGATAGGGCGGCATCATCATCAGCATCTTGGCGCCGGCCTCGGCCGCAGCCTTGGCGCGGGCCGCGGCGATGCGCGTCGAAAAATGCGAGGTCGTGACGATGACCGGGACGCGGCCGGCGACCTGCTCGATCGAGAGCCGCATCACCTGATCTCGCTCCTCGTCGGTGAGCAGGAACTGCTCCGAGAAGTTGGCGAGGATGCAGATGCCGTCGACGCCCTGATCGACCATCAGGTCCATGACGCGCTTGTTGCCCTCGCTATCGAGGTCGCCATTGTCGTGGAAGATGGTCGGCGCGATCGGCAGAATGCCCTTGTAGGGTTCGGTCATAGCGTCATCTCGCATGGCGGACAGGGTGGGATTCGAACAGGTGGTACGGCCGTCAGACGGTGCTGGCGGCCCTGGTGCCGCGCAGGCGGCGGGCGACGCTGCCGACGAGCGGCAGCACCAGCAGTGCGAGCCCGATCGTCATCAAAGTCGAGACCAACGGGTTTGACCAGAAGATCGAGAGCGAGCCCTGGCTGAAGATCATCGACTGGCGGAAAGCGTCCTCGGCCTTGTCGCCGATGACCATGGCGAGCACCAGCGGCGCAATCGGATAGTCGAGCTTCTTGAAGACGTAGCCGACCAATCCGAAGATCAGCGCGAGCCAGATGTCGAATTCCTTGCTCGCGGCGGTGTAGGCGCCGATGAAGCAGATCACCACGATGATCGGCCCGATGATCGAGAAGGGGATGCGCAGGATCGAGGCGAAGAGCGGCACCGTCGCCAGCACGATCACCACTGCGACGACATTGCCGAGATACATCGAGGCGATCAGGCCCCAGACGAAATCCGGCCGGTCGGTGAAGAGCGTCGGGCCGGGATTGAGGCCCCAGATCATCAGGCCGCCCATCATCACCGCCGCCGTCGCCGAGCCGGGGATGCCGAGCGCCAGCATCGGCAGCATGGCGGAGGAGCCGGCGGCATGGTCGGCCGTCTCCGGCGCGATCACGCCCTCGGGCTCGCCCTTGCCGAACTTCGCGGGGTGGCGCGAGGAGCGCTTCGCCATGGCGTAGCTCATGAAGGAGGCCGCGGTCGGCCCGCCGGGCGTGATGCCCATCCAGATGCCGATCAGCGAGGAGCGCAGCAAAGCGAGCCAGTAGCGCGGCAGCTTCGCGGCGGTGCGCAGCACATCGCTGATGCGGACCTTGGCGGCGACACCCTCGAACCGCAGCCCCTCCTCCATGGTCAGCAGCAATTCGCCAATGCCGAAGAGGCCGATGACCGCGATCAGGAAGCTGACGCCGGCGAGCAGCACGTCGAACTCGAAGGTGAGGCGGACATTGCCCGAGACCGAGTCCATGCCGATGGTGGCGAGCGCGAAGCCGATCGCCATCGACACCACCGTCTTGAAGGGCGAGGCGCCGCCGAGCCCGATGAAGCTCGCGAAGGTCATGAAGTAGACGGCGAAATACTCGGGCGATGAGAAGCGCAGCGCGAATTTCGCGACCCAGCCGGAGAGCAGCGTGATCAGGATGACACCGGCCATGGCGCCGAAGCCGGCGGAGAGAAAGGCGAAGGAGAGCGCTTCGGTCGCCTTGCCCTGCTTGGCCATGGGGTGGCCGTCGAAGGTCGTGGCCACGGATGAGGGCTCGCCGGGGATGTTGAACAGGATCGAGGTGGTCGAGCCACCGAAGAGCGCGCCCCAATAGAGCGAGGTCAGCAGGATGATCGCCGAGACCGGGTCCATCGAGAAGGTCAACGGCAGCAGCAGCGAAACGCCGTTGGGAGCGCCGAGCCCCGGCAGCACGCCGACGAGCACGCCGAGGAGCACGCCCGCCATCATCAGCAGGATATGATGCGTGGTGAGCGCGACCGAGAAGCCGTGCATCAGGTTGGCGACGTTGTCCATGCGCGGTTCCCTGCCGGCTTAGAGGCTGTTAGTGACCATGAACAAGATCTGGGCGTCGGCGATTTTGCCCGAATGCCAGGAGCTTGGCGCGGCCAAGCCTTGCGGTTTGGCCGCGACGAGTGACACCGCAGTCGGGCAAAAGCGCCACGCCGCTTTGCGGTGAGGTGAAACCGTCCGACTGCTGCGTCGCATCGCTTGCCGATGCTGCAGTATGGGCTGCGCAATGCTCCTGGCATTCGGACGGTTTGACCTCACCCAGACCTTGTTCATGGTCACTAACAGCCTCTAAAGGCCGATGAGCGGCTCGATCGGGCCCTTGAGCAGGCCGATCTGGAAGAATTTTTCGAGAGCGAAGTAGAAGAACGCCGCCGTCGCGAAGGCCGTGACAAGGCTCGGCAGCCAGCCATATCGACCCTGGAAGCGCATCGCGAAGACGAGATAGAGGATCGTCGCGACATACATGCCGAGCGTGGCGCTCAGCACGACGAAGGCGGTGAGCGGCAACAGAAAGGCGAGCACGCGCTTGCCGCGCTCGGCGTCGAGGAAAGCTTCGGCGAGCGCCGCCTTGCCGGAGACGCGCTGGCCCACCGTCATCGCCAGCGTGCCCAGGCTCGCCAGCGCGATCAGCGCTCCTGCATAGAAAGGAAAGGCGCCGGGCTGCGGCCCAGACGAATCCCAGCCGATGCCGAATTCCAGCGAGCCCTTCACGATAACGAGCCCGAAGACGAGCGTCAGGATCGCCGTCGCGATTTCAGCCCAGAAGCGGGTGATCATGCGGTGGGTTCCTCTTGTCGGAGCGCTCGGAAAGCACCGCGTCATTCCGGACGCAGCGAAGCGGAGATCCGGAATCCATCATCGGGCGCAGCGGCCTTCGATGGATCCCGGGGCGGCCGAGGGCCGCCCGGGATGACGGACAGGTTCGGTATCCTATTCGACCGGGGGCCTTACTTGGCGACCCAGCCTTCGTTCTCGAAGACCTTCTTGTTCGCGGCCTCGTCCTTGGCGACGAAATCGGCGAGCTCCTTGCCCTTCATGAACTTGCCGGTCTGGGCGGTGCGCTGCACGAATTCCTGCCATTCCGGCGTCTTGGAGACCTTCTCCAGCAGGTCGGCGTAGTAGGAGACGGCATCGGCCGGTACGTCGGCCGGCAGCCAGACGGTGCGCGGCATCTGGAAGGTCTCGAGCGGCAGGCCGGCCTCCTTGCAGGTCGGGATGTCGCCCCAGCCCTTGCCCTCGAAGACCGGATCGCTCTTGGCGAGCCGGACCGGCGAGAAGACGCAGAGCGGCTTGACCTGCCCGGCCTTCCACTGGCCGATGTTCTCGTTCGGGTTGTTGGTATTGGAGTCGATGTGGCCGCCGGCGAGCTGGACCGCCGCGGCGCTGCCACCCTGGAACGGCACGTAGATCCACTTCGCGCCGGTTGCGTCCTGGATCATCGAGGTCAGGGTCTGGTCAGTGTCCTTGGACTGGCTGCCGCCCATCTTGAAGCCCATGGGCTTCGCCTTCACCGCCTCGATATAGCTCTTGGCATCGGCATAGGGCGCATCGCCCTTGACCCAGATCAGGAACTCGTCGAGCGCGAGAGCCGCAACCGGCGTCAGGTCCGAGAACTTGTAGCCGAGCTTGGCGACATAGGGCAGCAGATAGGCGTTGTTGGTGCCGAAGATGACGCGGTTAGGATCGCCCTTGGCGCCCTTGCCGTAGACATAGCCCTCGGCGCCGGAGCCGCCGCCCTTGTTCACCACCACGATCGGCTGCTCGGTGAATTTGTGCTTGGTGATGATCGACTGGATGACGCGGGCGAAATTGTCGGTGCCACCGCCCGCGCCCGAGGTCACGACGAACTCGATCGGCTTGGTCGGCTCCCAGGCCTGCGCCGCACCGATGCCGCCGAGCGCAAGCGCGCCGGCGAGCACGGCCGAGATGGCAATGGTCTTCATGGTGATATTTCTCCCTAGGATTTGGATTTTGTGATGCCGCTCTTATTGGCGGCTTCATTGAAACCGGCTGAAGTCAGGCCGCAGCGCGTGCCCTGGCCTTTCCGTCCTGAGCCATCTTGATGGCGAGCGAGAGCGCGGCGCGGGTAGCGCCGAGATTGGCGATGCCCTTGCCGGCGATCTCATAGGCGGTGCCATGGGCCGGCGTGCAGATCGGGAAAGGGAAGCCGCCGATCAGGGTAACGCCGCGATCAAAGCCGATCAGCTTCATCGCGATCTGGCCCTGGTCGTGATACATTGTGAGCACGGCGTCGAAATCGCCGTTCTTCGCCCTCAGGAAGACGGTATCGGACGGGAACGGCCCCTCGACGGTGAAGCCCTTGGCCTTGGCCGCGGCGACTGCCGGCTCGATCGTCTCGATCTCGTCACGGCCGAAATTGCCGCCGTCGCCGGCATGCGGGTTGATGCCCGCGACCGCGATGCGCGGCGGGTTGAAGCCGGCCGCCCGCAGATTGGCGTCCGCCAGCGTCAGCGCGCGCAGGATGCGCTCCTGGGTGATGTTCTTCGCTACCTCGGACAGCGGGATATGCGAGGTGACGCGGGCGTTCCAGAGCTTGTCCAGAATGTTGAACTCACTCGCCGCCCCGTCGAAGCCGATGGCGTCGCGCACGAAGCGGATCTCGTCGTCATAGCCCGGATAGGCGAAGCGCATCGCCGCCTTGTTGAAGGGCGTGAAGAACACCGCATCGGCCTTGCCGGAGGCGGCGAACTGCAGCG
It includes:
- the ccoG gene encoding cytochrome c oxidase accessory protein CcoG produces the protein MSTAEADPDDIPLFAASRKVYPQSVSGPYRRAKWLILFLCLGIYYLLPFLRWDRGPHLPNQAVLADLANNRFYFFFIEIWPQEVYYFTGLLIMAAFALFLMNAVAGRVWCGYLCPQTVWTDLFLAVERFFEGDRRERMRRDEAPWTIDKLWRKSAKHAVWLVIAWWTGGAWVLYFADAPTLVRELATFTAPISAYVWIAILTFTTYSLAGIMREQVCKFMCPWPRIQAALTDDEALNVTYRYDRGEPRVSVKQAQKLKAQGAPAGDCIDCHQCVAVCPVGIDIREGAQLDCIQCGLCIDACDTVMTKIDRPKRLIAYDTEINVKRRMAGKPPVYRPLRTRTLIYAALILVVGGAMIWQLATRRTADISVLHERAPLFVTLSDGSIRNAYAVRLLNKRPEVRPFALTVDGLPGIRIDAVGVAPTADLRPVVAVDPDSSREVRVLVTVPAGVPLEASQPITITASDLFAGETVHATDHFMARGGKP
- the ccoP gene encoding cytochrome-c oxidase, cbb3-type subunit III, encoding MDQHHDVPKIHAAHIDAVTGQATTGHEWDGIRELNTPLPRWWLGIFYATIIWSFGYWIVYPAWPLLTDATRGVFGYATRSDITVQMNELKAQRAALAAGMADATPAQIKADPTLFQIAMAQGKAAFGDNCAACHGVGGAGGKGYPNLNDDDWLWGGSLDAIMQTLRHGVRVAGHDETRVSQMPAFGRDGMLKRDEINAVANHVRELAGLSTEPKANLALGRKLFADNCAACHGPAAKGNQEMGAPNLTDAISLYGMDVASLTETITNSRGGVMPAWGGRLDETTLKALTVYVHSLGGGQ
- a CDS encoding cbb3-type cytochrome c oxidase subunit 3, coding for MQSTYHWLAGFAQSVGLLYFVAVFLGVCLYAFWPKNRARFEEAALNPLRED
- the ccoO gene encoding cytochrome-c oxidase, cbb3-type subunit II; the protein is MTSIEHKPARRSLWAKHKIFETNSIILVIGVLLVISVGGLVEIAPLFYLKNTIETVQGMRPYTPLELAGRAIYVREGCYNCHSQMIRPLRDEVERYGHYSLAAESMYDKPFQWGSKRTGPDLARVGGKYSDEWQRAHLAEPRAVVPQSIMPGYPFLAKTELAFSDVADELRANRAGGVPYTDDMIAQAQSDLKAQATPEHPGQSDLEKRYPRVQSRDFDGDPQRITEADALIAYLQALGTLVDFKLYDDKANIR
- a CDS encoding helix-turn-helix domain-containing protein; translated protein: MVRLVSVCASLSDDELALLESLAHPTHFSSGETLFTQGREAHSVYNVTAGVVRLYKLLSDGRRQVVGFALPGDFLGLAMRDAYGFSADAIGDVAVCAFSRGAYTALVDAKPHLLKRLHEFATHELTLAHEQMMLLGRRTAEEKLICFLLGMQQRWARLGKPSVTVPLPMTRQDIADFLGLTIETVSRTFTRLAKDKTILIVPGGVRVMNPERMSMVAA
- the pcaF gene encoding 3-oxoadipyl-CoA thiolase gives rise to the protein MSEAFICGYVRTPIGRFGGSLSSVRADDLGAVPLKALVERHSGVDFGAVDDVIFGCANQAGEDNRNVARMSLLLAGLPKEVPGTTINRLCGSGMDAVITAARAIRAGEAELMIAGGVESMSRAPFVLPKADSAFSRHAEIHDTTIGWRFINPLMKAQYGVDSMPETGENVAADCNVSRADQDAFALRSQLKAVAAQQNGRLGKEIVPVVIPQRKGDPIRVEIDEHPRGDTTLEKLAKLPTPFRKEGGTVTAGNASGVNDGAAALIIASEKAAAKYGLTPLVRVVGGAAGGVAPRVMGLGPIPATRRLCERLGLKPIDFDVVELNEAFASQGIAVLRELGIAEDGAHVNPNGGAIALGHPLGMSGARIAGTAALELSLTGKQRALATMCIGVGQGIAIALERV
- a CDS encoding dihydrodipicolinate synthase family protein, which codes for MTEPYKGILPIAPTIFHDNGDLDSEGNKRVMDLMVDQGVDGICILANFSEQFLLTDEERDQVMRLSIEQVAGRVPVIVTTSHFSTRIAAARAKAAAEAGAKMLMMMPPYHGALLKADEQGMIEHFKAVADACGIPIILQDAPLSGVTMTVPFMIRLAKEVPLVRYFKIEVPGTANKLRALIEAGGAAVVGPFDGEEAITLMADLDAGATGTMTSAMIPDLIKPILAAHAAGDRKQAAALYARVLPIINYENRQCGLRSAKAVMKEGGVIRSEAVRHPLTPLHPKTREGLIELARELDPLALRWGK
- a CDS encoding tripartite tricarboxylate transporter permease, with amino-acid sequence MDNVANLMHGFSVALTTHHILLMMAGVLLGVLVGVLPGLGAPNGVSLLLPLTFSMDPVSAIILLTSLYWGALFGGSTTSILFNIPGEPSSVATTFDGHPMAKQGKATEALSFAFLSAGFGAMAGVILITLLSGWVAKFALRFSSPEYFAVYFMTFASFIGLGGASPFKTVVSMAIGFALATIGMDSVSGNVRLTFEFDVLLAGVSFLIAVIGLFGIGELLLTMEEGLRFEGVAAKVRISDVLRTAAKLPRYWLALLRSSLIGIWMGITPGGPTAASFMSYAMAKRSSRHPAKFGKGEPEGVIAPETADHAAGSSAMLPMLALGIPGSATAAVMMGGLMIWGLNPGPTLFTDRPDFVWGLIASMYLGNVVAVVIVLATVPLFASILRIPFSIIGPIIVVICFIGAYTAASKEFDIWLALIFGLVGYVFKKLDYPIAPLVLAMVIGDKAEDAFRQSMIFSQGSLSIFWSNPLVSTLMTIGLALLVLPLVGSVARRLRGTRAASTV